In a single window of the Drosophila subpulchrella strain 33 F10 #4 breed RU33 chromosome X, RU_Dsub_v1.1 Primary Assembly, whole genome shotgun sequence genome:
- the LOC119557600 gene encoding uncharacterized protein DDB_G0283697-like: protein MAQRPKKEFEDSSEEENEDFKNLLFSEKMMQFINATDSEEEEEPSTSHKRKKKRRRKSSSEDAEQQDGPSTSRKRKKKRRKKSKSRHRARMPVEDPEIDEPFRNDTSSGGLSPWAPVLEPSAEKISVPCVDLNGEVPPFEAECPGSSKAIQEKSEPPPSKAMECEMSDESSSKVGEDPTNPTYLPRGQDPEDPEIDEPFRNDTSSGGLSPCAPVLEPSANIQVVDFNGVVEPSEAEGPGSSMASQEKSESPPSKAMECVMSEASSSKVGEDPTNPTCLPRGQGNDQSVI, encoded by the exons ATGGCACAACGGCCGAAAAAGGAATTCGAAGACTCATCGGAAGAGGAAAACGAGGACTTCAAAAATCTTTTGTTTAGTGAAAAGATGATGCAGTTTATTAATGCGACGGACTCAGAGGAGGAAGAAGAACCGTCCACAAGCCATAAGCGCAAGAAGAAGCGCCGAAGGAAGTCCTCTTCGGAGGACGCAGAGCAGCAGGATGGTCCCTCTACAAGCCGCAAGCGCAAGAAGAAGCGCCGCAAGAAGTCCAAGTCTCGTCACAG GGCCCGAATGCCCGTAGAAGATCCAGAGATAGATGAACCATTTCGTAATGACACCTCCTCTGGAGGCCTTTCGCCCTG GGCCCCGGTCTTAGAACCGTCGGCCGAGAAGATTAGTGTCCCGTGTGTGGATTTGAATGGTGAGGTGCCGCCGTTTGAAGCGGAGTGTCCTGGTAGTTCAAAGGCAATTCAGGAGAAGTCAGAGCCTCCACCCTCAAAAGCAATGGAATGCGAGATGTCCGACGAATCTTCCTCGAAAGTAGGTGAAGATCCTACAAACCCTACTTATCTACCACGTGGACAAGATCCAGAAGATCCAGAGATAGATGAACCATTTCGTAATGACACCTCCTCTGGAGGCCTTTCGCCCTG TGCCCCGGTCTTAGAACCGTCGGCCAATATCCAGGTTGTGGATTTCAATGGTGTGGTGGAGCCGTCGGAAGCGGAGGGTCCTGGGAGTTCTATGGCTAGTCAGGAGAAGTCAGAATCTCCACCCTCAAAAGCAATGGAATGCGTGATGTCCGAGGCATCTTCCTCGAAAGTAGGTGAAGATCCTACAAACCCTACTTGTCTACCACGTGGACAAGGAAATGACCAGAGTGTCATCTAG